From Methanocella paludicola SANAE, a single genomic window includes:
- a CDS encoding putative RNA uridine N3 methyltransferase produces the protein MSVNEGRTLLSLLIPSSLTEESPDLRIKTYKVGQVARAASIFRVDEIVIYKTPIRDDSKFISTVLRYAETPQYLRKEIFPMQDDLRHIGVIPPLRTPAHTVTENEEYREGIVTKVGSDGNAWVDVGSDSPAMLRDAKNVRKGQRVTVRIYSRRPLTVHLVKRSDVPLYWGYDVRIVNTLHDALETEGLRIATSRLGEPLACEKLSEIKSNTRDKVCVAFGSPSMGLEQLLHDEGHKLEDHSDCVVNSIPHQGTATVRSEEAVYITLGLLNLIW, from the coding sequence ATGAGTGTCAACGAAGGCAGGACGCTCCTGAGCTTACTCATCCCATCGTCGCTGACCGAAGAAAGCCCGGACCTACGCATAAAAACGTACAAAGTCGGGCAAGTCGCTCGGGCAGCATCGATCTTCAGGGTCGACGAAATAGTAATATATAAGACCCCGATCCGGGACGACAGCAAGTTCATCAGCACAGTCTTGCGTTACGCGGAAACCCCGCAATATCTCCGCAAGGAGATATTCCCTATGCAAGACGACCTACGCCACATAGGCGTAATCCCACCTTTGAGAACACCCGCTCATACCGTCACTGAGAATGAGGAATACCGCGAAGGTATTGTGACCAAAGTCGGGTCTGATGGAAACGCATGGGTCGATGTCGGAAGCGACAGCCCAGCTATGCTCCGGGACGCCAAAAACGTCCGCAAGGGGCAGCGCGTGACAGTCAGGATCTATTCGCGAAGACCATTAACGGTCCATCTCGTGAAGAGGAGCGATGTACCCCTTTACTGGGGCTACGACGTGCGTATCGTCAATACGCTCCATGATGCGCTCGAGACCGAAGGCTTAAGGATCGCAACATCACGGCTGGGGGAACCCCTCGCCTGTGAGAAGCTGTCCGAGATAAAAAGCAACACCAGGGATAAGGTCTGCGTCGCATTTGGAAGTCCCTCTATGGGACTGGAGCAGCTCCTGCACGATGAAGGCCACAAACTTGAGGATCATTCCGATTGCGTGGTGAACTCCATACCACACCAGGGCACTGCAACAGTGCGTTCGGAAGAAGCCGTGTACATAACACTCGGCCTTTTGAACTTGATCTGGTAG
- a CDS encoding 50S ribosomal protein L3 yields the protein MSHPHAPRRGSLAYSPRVRARSQKPKYRSWAELGDQPKLQSLVGFKAGMSHVVMVDDRPHSTTEGMEISIPVTIIETPAMNVAGIRAYDDGPYGKHVLAEAWVNDAKDLAKLFRLPKSVDTDAQLAKVAGLVKDGKVAELRLLTYVKTEEVSGIPKKVPELLENRVAGGSMDKRFEFAKSLLGKQVKPNDIFVPGELVDVSAITKGKGTQGPVKRWGIAIQKRKHARTGKKRHVGNLGPWNPHRVRWQVPQLGQTGYHQRTEYNKRIIKLGEKAEEVTPEGGFLHYGVLRNPYIVVKGSIPGPVKRMVRVRPAVRPKNMPKQAPEVTHISKQSKQGSSRRA from the coding sequence ATGAGTCACCCACACGCACCAAGGCGAGGATCCCTCGCGTACAGCCCGAGGGTGAGGGCCCGCAGCCAGAAGCCCAAGTACAGAAGCTGGGCCGAGCTCGGCGATCAGCCGAAGCTGCAAAGTCTGGTTGGATTCAAGGCAGGAATGTCGCATGTCGTCATGGTCGACGACAGGCCGCACAGCACCACCGAAGGCATGGAGATCTCCATACCGGTGACCATCATCGAGACCCCGGCGATGAACGTGGCGGGCATCCGCGCATACGACGACGGCCCGTACGGAAAGCACGTCCTCGCAGAGGCCTGGGTCAACGACGCCAAGGACCTGGCAAAGCTGTTCAGGCTCCCGAAGAGCGTCGACACCGACGCCCAGCTGGCAAAAGTTGCCGGCCTCGTCAAGGATGGTAAGGTCGCCGAGCTCAGGTTACTCACGTATGTGAAGACCGAGGAAGTCTCGGGCATACCCAAGAAGGTACCGGAACTATTGGAGAACCGTGTTGCCGGCGGCAGCATGGACAAGAGATTCGAGTTCGCAAAGTCGCTACTCGGCAAGCAGGTCAAGCCCAACGACATCTTCGTCCCCGGCGAGCTTGTTGACGTTTCGGCGATCACCAAGGGTAAGGGAACCCAGGGCCCCGTCAAGAGATGGGGTATCGCCATACAGAAGCGCAAGCACGCCCGCACCGGAAAGAAGAGGCACGTCGGCAACTTAGGCCCCTGGAACCCGCACCGCGTCAGGTGGCAGGTGCCCCAGCTCGGCCAGACCGGCTACCATCAGAGGACCGAGTACAACAAGCGCATCATCAAGCTCGGCGAGAAGGCCGAGGAAGTCACCCCCGAGGGAGGCTTTTTACACTACGGCGTTCTCCGGAACCCGTACATCGTCGTAAAGGGCTCAATTCCCGGACCCGTCAAGAGAATGGTCAGGGTCAGGCCGGCCGTGAGGCCCAAGAACATGCCCAAGCAGGCGCCTGAAGTCACCCACATCTCGAAGCAGTCCAAGCAGGGATCCTCAAGGAGGGCATAA
- the rpl4p gene encoding 50S ribosomal protein L4, whose product MEANILDKSGKKASTMEVPEVFNEPFRPDVIKKAVLAAQANRLQPYGPDRTAGTLTSAHSWGSGRGAAHVPRLTNGSRAARVTQAKGGRSAHAPNPNKDYSEKINDKERILAIRSAAAATMNKELVKARGYKFEGELPLIVSDDIESFTKTKEVVELLTAIGLEADLERAKIKQVRGGRGKMRGRQYKKKVGVLIVVGEDKGIVMAARNIPGCDVVTLDEVNTELLAPGTQAGRLTVWSESALKMMEGEQ is encoded by the coding sequence ATGGAAGCTAATATTTTAGATAAGAGCGGGAAGAAGGCCTCGACCATGGAAGTACCCGAGGTCTTCAACGAGCCGTTCAGGCCGGACGTCATCAAGAAGGCCGTCCTGGCGGCACAGGCCAACAGGCTCCAGCCCTACGGCCCGGACAGGACCGCGGGCACGCTGACCTCGGCACACTCCTGGGGCAGCGGCAGGGGCGCGGCACACGTGCCCAGGCTCACCAACGGCTCCAGGGCCGCGAGGGTCACGCAGGCCAAGGGTGGCCGCAGCGCCCACGCGCCCAACCCGAACAAGGATTACTCCGAGAAGATCAACGACAAGGAACGCATCTTAGCGATCCGCTCGGCAGCGGCCGCGACCATGAACAAGGAGCTCGTCAAGGCGAGGGGCTACAAGTTCGAGGGCGAGCTTCCGCTGATCGTCAGCGACGACATCGAGTCCTTCACGAAGACGAAGGAAGTCGTCGAGCTACTCACCGCCATCGGCTTAGAGGCAGACCTGGAACGCGCCAAGATCAAGCAGGTCCGCGGAGGCCGCGGCAAGATGAGGGGCCGCCAGTACAAGAAGAAGGTCGGCGTCCTCATCGTGGTCGGCGAGGACAAGGGCATCGTCATGGCCGCGAGGAACATCCCCGGCTGCGACGTCGTCACGCTGGACGAGGTCAACACCGAGCTGCTGGCACCCGGCACCCAGGCGGGAAGATTAACCGTCTGGAGCGAGAGCGCGCTCAAGATGATGGAGGGCGAGCAGTAA
- a CDS encoding 50S ribosomal protein L23 gives MAADVIKYPFITEKATLSMEKNNTLQFMVGRQARKEQISAAVEDMYNVKVVKVTTLITSRGEKKALVTLAPENSAEEIASRLGIF, from the coding sequence ATGGCAGCAGACGTCATAAAATACCCGTTCATCACTGAAAAGGCCACGTTATCGATGGAAAAGAACAACACCCTCCAGTTCATGGTGGGCAGGCAGGCACGCAAGGAGCAGATCAGCGCGGCCGTTGAGGACATGTACAACGTCAAGGTCGTCAAGGTCACCACGCTGATCACTTCGAGGGGCGAAAAGAAGGCCCTCGTGACGCTGGCACCCGAGAACTCGGCTGAGGAAATAGCGAGCCGGCTAGGCATCTTCTAA
- a CDS encoding 50S ribosomal protein L2 — MGKRIMSQNRGKGTPTYRATSSRFKANLEHIRTIGDETINGVITEVIHDTARNAPITRVKFENGEERLILAPEGVGVGDKVAVGAGAEVTVGNVLPLGKIPDGCPVCCIESQPGDGGSFARSTGVNAIVVSHEANRVVIQLPSGEMKWLNPKCKATIGIVAGGGRPDKPFVKAGKKWYKMANKATKWPVVRGVAMNAVDHPFGGGGRQHPGRPKTVGRHTPPGRKVGSIAARRTGIGHKG; from the coding sequence ATGGGAAAGCGTATAATGTCTCAGAACCGTGGTAAGGGCACCCCGACATACAGGGCAACGTCCTCTCGCTTTAAGGCGAACCTGGAGCACATCAGGACCATCGGCGACGAGACCATCAACGGAGTGATCACAGAAGTCATCCATGACACGGCGAGGAACGCGCCGATCACCCGGGTAAAGTTCGAGAACGGCGAGGAGCGCCTTATATTGGCTCCCGAGGGCGTCGGAGTCGGCGACAAGGTTGCCGTCGGCGCCGGAGCCGAGGTCACCGTAGGCAACGTGCTGCCCCTGGGCAAGATCCCGGATGGCTGCCCCGTATGCTGCATCGAGTCGCAGCCGGGCGACGGCGGAAGCTTCGCCAGGTCGACGGGCGTGAACGCTATCGTCGTATCGCACGAAGCCAACAGGGTCGTCATCCAGCTCCCCAGCGGCGAGATGAAGTGGCTCAACCCCAAGTGTAAGGCCACCATCGGCATCGTCGCCGGCGGAGGCAGGCCGGACAAGCCGTTCGTGAAGGCCGGCAAGAAGTGGTACAAGATGGCCAACAAGGCCACCAAGTGGCCCGTTGTTCGTGGAGTTGCGATGAACGCCGTCGACCACCCGTTCGGTGGCGGCGGCAGACAGCACCCCGGCAGGCCCAAGACCGTCGGAAGGCACACCCCGCCCGGCCGTAAGGTCGGCAGCATTGCCGC